From a single Papaver somniferum cultivar HN1 unplaced genomic scaffold, ASM357369v1 unplaced-scaffold_133, whole genome shotgun sequence genomic region:
- the LOC113333540 gene encoding U1 small nuclear ribonucleoprotein 70 kDa-like: MGDFNSNNNNAFNRSRDAAAVQARTKAQTRASVLQLKLIGQSHPTGLTNNLLKLFEPRAPLEYKPPPEKRKCPSYTGMAQFVGKFAEPGDDEYSPPVKEGETAVQRRARVHKLRLEEGAKKAADELEKYDPSNDPNVTGDPYKTLFVARLNYETTEHRIKREFDSYGTVKRVRMITDKESNKPRGYAFIEYAHTRDMKAAYKQADGRKLDNKRVLVDVERGRTVPNWRPRRLGGGLGSTRVGGEEVNQKYSGREPQQVASGGPSRSEEPRNREERHVDRDREKSRERGRDKDVEHEKPRERSHDRPRDRKSREDRHCDRNRDRDRDRGRDHDRTRDRNRDRVRDSEPDQDRERDRDRRDRPRDKDKDHERDDSEVDGVRSRDKDSDYDRVESKHRRSRHSERDRETERESAHGYDHMEPQGDRDRYDAEQDRYDQMEPENYEDVRATSESRERERTRDYGRDYEQ; this comes from the exons ATGGGAGatttcaacagcaacaacaacaatgcgtTTAATCGCAGCAGAGATGCTGCTGCAGTTCAAGCTCGCACTAAAGCTCAAACTCGTGCGAGTGTTCTTCAATtaaaactg ATTGGTCAGAGCCATCCAACTGGTCTTACAAATAATCTTCTGAAATTGTTCGAGCCACGAGCACCATTGGAATACAAACCGCCTCCTGAGAAAAGGAAATGTCCGTCATATACTG gaatggCCCAATTTGTTGGGAAATTTGCTGAACCCGGAGATGACGAGTATTCTCCACCTGTCAAGGAAGGTGAAACTGCT GTGCAAAGAAGGGCAAGAGTTCATAAACTACGATTAGAAGAGGGTGCTAAAAAGGCGGCTGATGAGCTTGAGAAAT ATGATCCTTCAAATGATCCAAATGTAACGGGTGATCCATATAAGACGTTGTTCGTGGCAAGGCTT AATTATGAGACAACCGAGCACAGAATCAAAAGGGAGTTTGACTCATATGGGACAGTTAAACGG GTTCGCATGATAACAGACAAAGAGTCGAATAAGCCAAGAGGCTATGCTTTCATTGAGTATGCCCATACACGAGATATGAAAG CTGCTTATAAGCAAGCTGATGGGAGGAAGCTGGATAACAAACGAGTCCTCGTGGATGTGGAACGTGGTAGAACTGTTCCAAACTGGAGACCTCGCAGACTGGGTGGTGGTCTTGGATCAACCAGGGTTGGGGGTGAAGAAGTCAATCAGAAGTATTCTGGCAG AGAGCCTCAGCAAGTAGCATCTGGAGGACCATCTCGATCAGAGGAACCAAGGAACAGAGAAGAGCGCCATGTTGACCG GGATAGAGAAAAATCCCGTGAAAGGGGGAGAGATAAAGATGTGGAACATGAGAAACCTCGTGAGAGGTCCCATGACAGACCACGAGACCGTAAATCAAGAGAGGATAGACACTGTGACAGGAATAGAGACAGAGACAGGGACCGTGGGCGTGATCATGATCGTACACGTGATCGGAATCGAGACCGTGTTCGTGACTCTGAACCGGACCAAGACCGGGAGCGTGATCGTGACCGTCGAGATCGCCCCCGTGATAAGGACAAGGATCATGAGCGAGATGATTCGGAGGTTGATGGTGTCCGTTCCCGTGACAAGGATTCAGACTATGATCGTGTTGAATCAAAGCACAGACGAAGCCGGCATAGTGAGAGGGACAGGGAGACTGAGCGGGAATCTGCACATGGCTATGATCATATGGAGCCTCAGGGCGATCGTGATCGTTATGATGCTGAGCAAGACCGCTATGATCAGATGGAGCCAGAGAACTATGAAGATGTCCGTGCAACTTCTGAGTCGCGTGAAAGGGAGAGAACCAGGGATTATGGTCGAGATTATGAACAATAA